CGAACTGCAGCCCGCACTGGTCGCATTGATATACGTAGGTTGGCATAGCCATCACCTCCCTGTCATGACAGGATGTCGTGATGCATCACGTACGTTCCTGCATTGGACTATTATAGCACTTTGGGCAGGAATCTGGCAAATTTCTGAGTTCGCCATCATCTTGTTAGCATTCTTGACAATTCGCCGCTCTGCGGTATAACGACTGTCGGAACGCCGGCACAATCACCCACATTCAGGAGGAAGTATGTTGCACATTCGCGTCCTGCATTCGCCCGGCTGTGCCTCCACTCCGAAGGCCATGGAGAACCTGCGCCAGGTGCTGGAGGAGCTGGGGGTTCAGGCAGAGATTCAGGAGATCGTGATGGAAGCGGATATGGACCCCGCGGAATGGCGCTATTTCGGCTCTCCCACCATCCGCATCAACGGGGCTGACGTGGACCCGTACGCCGAGAAGCGCACCGATT
This DNA window, taken from Anaerolineae bacterium, encodes the following:
- a CDS encoding thioredoxin family protein translates to MLHIRVLHSPGCASTPKAMENLRQVLEELGVQAEIQEIVMEADMDPAEWRYFGSPTIRINGADVDPYAEKRTDYSGG